Proteins from a single region of Corallococcus silvisoli:
- a CDS encoding MFS transporter: MIEQETALPAPVPAAEERWSWPPLFGLLEVQFGAAVGYLQTAVPYWLAKDGMPLAEIGVLSGTAFSPHAWKLLWVPLIDLGPWRRVWYGVSTLLTALLLLACALLPEPAQHLGVLTLMLTGLQASATTAHAALNALMATTSKPSDKGRTGGWQMAGNVGSTSLLGALAIFLASQFSRQVAGIVLATLVLASGAGIFWITERNDPSAIPSGPLFRAALERVKSIVVDLAKTAFSRDGLIMLILCLAPVSCGALTNLFSAMAGAYQVPEHTVELVNGLGMGITGALGSLVGGWLSDRMNRKLAYALMGGATALCAFAMAAGPMTTTTYIWGSLAYSLANGAGFAAFAGMVLEMVSEGAAVTTKYSLFVAASNFAISYTTALDGHASEFRGIGTRATIAADGLITVMGISIVALIFVLFLRKKPAAAPSPA; the protein is encoded by the coding sequence TTGATTGAACAAGAGACCGCCCTTCCGGCCCCGGTCCCCGCCGCCGAAGAGCGTTGGTCCTGGCCCCCGTTGTTCGGCTTGCTGGAGGTGCAGTTCGGCGCCGCCGTGGGCTACCTGCAGACGGCGGTGCCGTACTGGCTGGCGAAGGACGGCATGCCGCTGGCGGAGATTGGCGTGCTGTCGGGCACCGCGTTCTCGCCCCACGCGTGGAAGCTGCTGTGGGTGCCGCTCATCGACCTGGGGCCGTGGCGGCGGGTCTGGTACGGCGTGAGCACGCTGCTCACCGCGCTGCTCCTGTTGGCGTGCGCGCTGTTGCCGGAGCCCGCGCAGCACCTGGGCGTCCTCACGCTGATGCTCACCGGGCTGCAGGCGTCGGCGACGACGGCGCACGCGGCGCTCAACGCGTTGATGGCCACGACGTCCAAGCCGTCCGACAAGGGGCGCACGGGCGGCTGGCAGATGGCGGGCAACGTGGGCTCCACGAGCCTGCTGGGCGCGCTGGCCATCTTCCTGGCGAGCCAGTTCTCCCGGCAGGTCGCGGGCATCGTGCTGGCCACGCTGGTGCTGGCGAGCGGCGCGGGCATCTTCTGGATCACCGAGCGCAACGACCCGTCCGCCATCCCCTCCGGGCCGCTGTTCCGGGCGGCGCTGGAGCGGGTGAAGAGCATCGTGGTGGACCTGGCGAAGACGGCCTTCAGCCGCGACGGGCTCATCATGCTCATCCTGTGCCTGGCGCCGGTGAGCTGCGGCGCGCTCACCAACCTCTTCAGCGCGATGGCGGGCGCGTACCAGGTACCGGAGCACACGGTGGAGCTGGTGAACGGCCTGGGCATGGGCATCACCGGAGCGCTGGGGTCGCTGGTGGGCGGCTGGCTGTCGGACCGGATGAACCGCAAGCTCGCGTACGCGCTGATGGGCGGCGCCACGGCGCTGTGCGCCTTCGCGATGGCCGCGGGCCCGATGACGACCACCACGTACATCTGGGGCTCGCTCGCGTACAGCCTGGCGAACGGCGCGGGCTTCGCGGCCTTCGCCGGCATGGTGCTGGAGATGGTGAGCGAGGGCGCGGCGGTGACGACGAAGTACTCGCTCTTCGTCGCGGCCTCCAACTTCGCCATCAGCTACACCACCGCGCTGGACGGCCACGCGTCGGAGTTCCGCGGCATCGGCACGCGGGCCACCATCGCGGCGGACGGCCTCATCACCGTCATGGGCATCTCCATCGTCGCGCTCATCTTCGTGCTCTTCCTGCGCAAGAAGCCCGCGGCGGCCCCCTCCCCCGCGTGA
- a CDS encoding DHA2 family efflux MFS transporter permease subunit — protein MATSVASPEVLAAATPKAPVNKWLVTLSVTFGTLMGAIDSSIVNVALPQIRGAVGATVQEITWATTGFVIATVMVMPLTGFLGRMFGQKRVYLACLVLFVAGSFLCGLAWNLPTLVLFRFLQGLGAGALQPTEQAILRQTFPPKEQGTAMAIFGMAVMVGPAIGPTLGGYIVDNWHWSWIFFINVPVGILGFFMVARFVQEDEQLRATARVEAERQRKHMDWAGITLLCMGLAALQYFLEEGQADDWFQSPVIVICALFAATCLIAFVIRELTAVAPAVNLRLFKDPVFASGTMLGALVFAVLMASMFLLPVFMQELLGFTATQSGFALMPRTLVMMLMMPIVGRLYGKVPARVLVGIGIVFAGFGAFEMSHFSLATGSSNIISAIALQGVGFSLMFVPLSATALTNIPRERMADATGLNSLLRQIGGSMGLAIFTTLLSRYSVQAKASIAAHLNPERWEVASRMAATQKGLMQHGLDAAGANMASLQMMVGNVTRQAMVLAFDKLFVLAALMFVVVLPLVYFLKAAPGGGGSHEKPHIDVEI, from the coding sequence ATGGCCACATCCGTCGCATCACCGGAAGTGCTGGCGGCGGCGACGCCCAAGGCGCCCGTCAACAAGTGGCTCGTCACGCTGTCGGTGACGTTCGGCACGCTGATGGGCGCCATCGACTCGTCCATCGTCAACGTGGCGCTGCCGCAGATCCGCGGCGCGGTGGGCGCCACGGTGCAGGAGATCACCTGGGCCACCACCGGCTTCGTCATCGCCACGGTGATGGTGATGCCGCTCACCGGCTTCCTGGGCCGCATGTTCGGCCAGAAGCGCGTGTACCTGGCGTGTCTGGTGCTCTTCGTCGCGGGGTCGTTCCTGTGCGGCCTCGCGTGGAACCTGCCCACGTTGGTGCTCTTCCGCTTCCTCCAGGGACTGGGCGCGGGCGCGCTGCAACCCACCGAGCAGGCCATCCTCCGGCAGACGTTCCCGCCCAAGGAGCAGGGCACCGCGATGGCCATCTTCGGCATGGCCGTGATGGTGGGCCCGGCCATTGGCCCCACGCTGGGCGGCTACATCGTGGACAACTGGCACTGGTCCTGGATCTTCTTCATCAACGTGCCGGTGGGCATCCTGGGCTTCTTCATGGTGGCCCGCTTCGTCCAGGAGGACGAACAGCTTCGCGCCACCGCGCGCGTGGAGGCCGAGCGCCAGCGCAAGCACATGGACTGGGCCGGCATCACGCTGCTCTGCATGGGCCTCGCCGCGCTCCAGTACTTCCTGGAGGAGGGGCAGGCGGATGACTGGTTCCAGTCCCCCGTCATCGTCATCTGCGCGCTCTTCGCGGCCACGTGCCTCATCGCCTTCGTCATCCGCGAGCTGACGGCCGTGGCGCCCGCGGTGAACCTGCGCCTGTTCAAGGACCCGGTGTTCGCCTCCGGCACGATGCTGGGCGCGCTGGTGTTCGCGGTGCTCATGGCCAGCATGTTCCTCCTGCCGGTGTTCATGCAGGAGCTGCTGGGCTTCACCGCGACCCAGTCGGGGTTCGCGCTGATGCCCCGCACGCTGGTCATGATGCTGATGATGCCCATCGTCGGGCGGCTGTACGGCAAGGTGCCGGCGCGGGTCCTGGTGGGCATTGGCATCGTGTTCGCGGGCTTCGGCGCGTTCGAGATGAGCCACTTCTCGCTCGCCACCGGCTCCAGCAACATCATCAGCGCCATCGCGCTTCAGGGCGTGGGCTTCAGCCTGATGTTCGTGCCGCTCAGCGCGACGGCGCTCACCAACATCCCGCGCGAGCGGATGGCGGACGCCACGGGCCTCAACTCGCTGCTGCGCCAGATTGGCGGCTCCATGGGCCTGGCCATCTTCACCACGCTGCTGTCGCGCTACTCCGTGCAGGCCAAGGCCTCCATCGCGGCGCACCTGAACCCGGAGCGGTGGGAGGTGGCCAGCCGCATGGCCGCCACCCAGAAGGGGCTGATGCAGCACGGCCTGGATGCCGCCGGCGCCAACATGGCCAGCCTCCAGATGATGGTCGGCAACGTCACCCGGCAGGCCATGGTGCTCGCCTTCGACAAGCTGTTCGTGCTCGCGGCGCTGATGTTCGTGGTGGTGCTGCCGCTCGTCTACTTCCTCAAGGCCGCCCCTGGCGGCGGGGGCTCCCACGAGAAGCCCCACATCGACGTGGAGATCTGA
- a CDS encoding glucan 1,4-alpha-maltotetraohydrolase domain-containing protein: MTLKTRLLVASAAGLFAATPAMAKPLDGASTDVMIQGFHWNSASAGGWWNTVKNNAATLKAAGFTMVWLPPPSDAASIQGYLPRQLNVLNSSYGTEAELAAALAALNAQGVKPIADIVVNHRVGTANWADFTNPTWPGCNAVVQGDEWTSACGNADSGEGYAAARDLDHSQAFVRADLKTWMNSRLKGVGFAGWRFDFVKGFAGGYVKEYVTDTAPWFCVGEYWPTNSFDANNPNDWKQQIVNWVDATTGTCAVFDFATKGLLNDALTNNNYARLKASDGKPAGVMGWWASRSVTFVDNHDTGPSESCGNGQNHWPVPCAKVMQGYAYILTHPGIPTVYWPHYFNWGLGDAIKTLIGIRKSAGLTSESTVSIQRAESGLYAAIIGGKVAMKIGATAWSPGTGWTLAASGTDYAVWTTGTTPPPTTANVEFVCNNGTTVLGQNVYVTGSIAELSNWSPTTPNILSPTAYPTWRGTFALPANTALQWKCLKRDGSGNVVWQGGANNTVTTPAAGGSITATATF; the protein is encoded by the coding sequence ATGACGTTGAAGACCCGCCTGCTGGTCGCCTCCGCGGCCGGCCTGTTCGCCGCCACGCCCGCCATGGCCAAGCCGCTGGATGGCGCCAGCACCGATGTGATGATCCAGGGCTTCCACTGGAACTCCGCCAGCGCGGGCGGGTGGTGGAACACGGTGAAGAACAACGCGGCCACGCTGAAGGCCGCGGGCTTCACGATGGTGTGGCTGCCGCCGCCGTCCGACGCGGCGTCCATCCAGGGCTACCTGCCCCGGCAGCTCAACGTGCTCAACTCCAGCTATGGCACGGAGGCGGAGCTGGCCGCCGCGCTGGCCGCGCTCAACGCGCAGGGCGTCAAGCCCATCGCGGACATCGTGGTGAACCACCGCGTGGGCACCGCCAACTGGGCGGACTTCACCAACCCCACCTGGCCGGGCTGCAACGCGGTGGTCCAGGGCGACGAGTGGACCAGCGCCTGCGGCAACGCAGACAGCGGCGAGGGCTACGCGGCGGCGCGCGACCTGGACCACTCGCAGGCGTTCGTGCGCGCGGACCTGAAGACGTGGATGAACAGCCGCCTGAAGGGCGTGGGCTTCGCGGGCTGGCGGTTCGACTTCGTGAAGGGCTTCGCGGGCGGGTACGTGAAGGAGTACGTGACGGACACCGCGCCGTGGTTCTGCGTCGGTGAGTACTGGCCCACCAACTCCTTCGACGCGAACAACCCCAACGACTGGAAGCAGCAGATCGTCAACTGGGTGGACGCCACCACCGGCACCTGCGCCGTGTTCGACTTCGCCACCAAGGGCCTGCTCAACGACGCGCTCACCAACAACAACTACGCGCGCCTGAAGGCCTCCGACGGCAAGCCCGCGGGCGTCATGGGCTGGTGGGCCAGCCGCTCCGTCACCTTCGTGGACAACCACGACACCGGCCCCAGCGAGTCCTGCGGCAACGGGCAGAACCACTGGCCGGTGCCGTGCGCCAAGGTGATGCAGGGCTACGCCTACATCCTGACCCACCCGGGCATCCCCACCGTCTACTGGCCGCACTACTTCAACTGGGGCCTGGGGGACGCCATCAAGACCCTCATCGGCATCCGCAAGAGCGCGGGCCTCACCTCCGAGTCCACCGTCAGCATCCAGCGCGCGGAGAGCGGCCTGTACGCGGCCATCATCGGCGGCAAGGTGGCGATGAAGATCGGCGCCACCGCCTGGAGCCCCGGCACCGGCTGGACCCTGGCCGCCTCCGGCACCGACTACGCCGTCTGGACCACCGGCACCACGCCGCCCCCCACCACCGCCAACGTGGAGTTCGTCTGCAACAACGGCACGACCGTGCTCGGCCAGAACGTCTACGTCACCGGCAGCATCGCGGAGCTCTCCAACTGGAGCCCCACCACCCCCAACATCCTCAGCCCCACCGCGTACCCCACCTGGCGCGGCACCTTCGCCCTGCCCGCGAACACCGCCCTCCAGTGGAAGTGCCTGAAGCGCGACGGCAGCGGCAACGTCGTCTGGCAGGGCGGCGCCAACAACACCGTCACCACGCCCGCCGCGGGCGGCAGCATCACCGCCACCGCCACCTTCTAA
- a CDS encoding HlyD family secretion protein: MATTTTAPQLVPEAAPAPAAEAQAKRGKRGFLVLGGIVAGILVAIGGFKIVTAGQETTDDAQVEADVVPLSARVSGPVVKVGVLDNATVHQGDVLLQVDPRPYEARVKQAEAELESARAQAAAADAQATVAAAGAKGGLSSAKAQVSTSTSAVSGAQAQVAAARAALTRAESQARKATLDLERAQSLRAQNVVAQSALDDAQTGNETAQAALEGARAQLALAEEGRRTAESKVAEAKGQLDVSAPIDEKIAAAQANASLAHARVKGAEAALDQAKLQLEDTRIVAPADGQVSKLSVHAGQLLSPGQAVAELVPLTTYVVANFKETQVGHMRPGQRVEVSLDAFSGEKLEGEVESLSGGTGSRFSLLPPDNASGNFVKVVQRVPVRIRWVHPPEGLTLRAGLSADVTVHTK; this comes from the coding sequence ATGGCAACGACAACGACCGCTCCCCAACTCGTCCCCGAAGCGGCGCCCGCGCCCGCGGCCGAGGCACAGGCGAAGCGCGGCAAGCGGGGCTTCCTCGTCCTGGGTGGCATCGTGGCCGGCATCCTGGTCGCCATCGGCGGCTTCAAGATCGTCACCGCCGGCCAGGAGACCACCGACGACGCGCAGGTGGAGGCGGACGTGGTGCCCCTGTCCGCGCGCGTCTCCGGCCCGGTGGTGAAGGTGGGCGTGCTGGACAACGCCACCGTGCACCAGGGCGACGTGCTCCTCCAGGTGGATCCGCGCCCCTATGAGGCGCGGGTGAAGCAGGCGGAGGCGGAGCTGGAGTCCGCGCGTGCCCAGGCTGCCGCGGCGGATGCGCAGGCCACGGTGGCGGCGGCCGGCGCCAAGGGCGGCTTGTCCAGCGCCAAGGCGCAGGTGTCCACCAGCACGTCGGCGGTGAGCGGCGCGCAGGCGCAGGTGGCGGCGGCCCGCGCGGCGCTGACCCGCGCGGAGTCCCAGGCCCGCAAGGCGACGCTGGACCTGGAGCGGGCGCAGAGCCTGCGCGCGCAGAACGTGGTGGCGCAGAGCGCGCTGGATGACGCGCAGACCGGCAACGAGACGGCGCAGGCCGCGCTGGAAGGCGCCCGCGCGCAGCTCGCCCTGGCGGAAGAGGGTCGGCGCACCGCGGAGAGCAAGGTGGCGGAGGCGAAGGGCCAGCTGGACGTGAGCGCCCCCATCGACGAGAAGATCGCCGCGGCCCAGGCCAACGCGTCGCTGGCGCACGCCCGGGTGAAGGGCGCGGAGGCCGCGCTCGACCAGGCGAAGCTCCAGCTGGAGGACACGCGCATCGTCGCCCCGGCGGACGGCCAGGTGTCCAAGCTGTCCGTGCACGCGGGCCAGCTGCTGTCCCCCGGTCAGGCCGTGGCGGAGCTGGTGCCGCTCACCACCTACGTGGTGGCCAACTTCAAGGAGACGCAGGTGGGCCACATGCGGCCCGGCCAGCGCGTGGAGGTGTCGCTGGACGCCTTCTCCGGAGAGAAGCTGGAGGGCGAGGTGGAGAGCCTCTCCGGAGGCACCGGCTCCCGCTTCTCCCTGCTGCCGCCCGACAACGCGTCCGGCAACTTCGTGAAGGTCGTGCAGCGCGTGCCCGTGCGCATCCGGTGGGTGCACCCGCCCGAGGGCCTGACCCTGCGCGCCGGCCTCTCCGCCGACGTCACGGTGCACACGAAGTAG
- a CDS encoding efflux RND transporter periplasmic adaptor subunit — translation MTKTLFGAALVAGAAACSGKPEAKAAPPPREVQVVALAPHEVRDTGEYLGSLLSRQSVSVLPQVNGYVRKILVKPGQKVEAGAPLLEVDARVETAALDSAQAQQSSSTVELELARRTLSRTESLNREGLASVQELERAQAAVKAAEAASRAAGAAVAQRQVQLQYHVVRAPFAGTMGDVLVRVGDFVGATTTLTSVAQADALEVSVSVPAFRARSLKPDTQLELLDQQGRVILSSTVFYVSPQTDPRTQLVEVKAAFRNTVGLRPSELLRARLVYSTRDALQIPALAVVRQSGQPFAMVVETKEGKTQVERRPVALGALGDMSYVVEGGLKQGDLVAVSSLHMLRDGMAVIPKQVTLNNEAPQAPGTASADDVPPSAQAPRGATGGVTGGSR, via the coding sequence ATGACGAAGACGCTGTTTGGCGCGGCCCTGGTGGCCGGCGCGGCCGCGTGCTCTGGGAAGCCGGAGGCGAAGGCCGCCCCGCCGCCGCGCGAGGTGCAGGTGGTGGCGCTGGCGCCGCACGAGGTGCGGGACACCGGGGAGTACCTGGGCTCGCTCCTGTCCCGGCAGAGCGTGTCGGTGCTGCCGCAGGTGAACGGGTACGTGCGGAAGATCCTGGTGAAGCCGGGCCAGAAGGTGGAGGCGGGCGCGCCGCTCCTGGAGGTGGACGCGCGCGTGGAGACGGCGGCGCTGGACAGCGCCCAGGCCCAGCAGAGCTCCTCCACGGTGGAGCTGGAGCTGGCGCGGCGCACGCTGTCGCGCACGGAGTCCCTCAACCGCGAGGGACTGGCGAGCGTGCAGGAGCTGGAGCGCGCCCAGGCGGCGGTGAAGGCCGCGGAGGCGGCGTCGCGCGCGGCGGGCGCGGCGGTGGCCCAGCGGCAGGTGCAGCTGCAGTACCACGTGGTGCGCGCGCCGTTCGCGGGCACCATGGGCGACGTGCTGGTGCGCGTGGGTGACTTCGTGGGCGCCACCACGACGCTCACGTCGGTGGCCCAGGCGGACGCGCTGGAGGTCAGCGTGTCGGTGCCGGCCTTCCGGGCCCGGTCGCTCAAGCCGGACACCCAGTTGGAGCTGTTGGATCAACAGGGCCGGGTCATCCTCTCCAGCACCGTCTTCTACGTGTCGCCGCAGACGGATCCGCGCACGCAGCTGGTGGAGGTGAAGGCCGCCTTCCGCAACACCGTGGGCCTGCGCCCCAGCGAGCTGCTGCGGGCGCGGCTGGTGTACTCCACCCGCGACGCGCTCCAGATTCCCGCGCTCGCGGTGGTGCGCCAGAGCGGGCAGCCCTTCGCGATGGTGGTGGAGACGAAGGAGGGCAAGACGCAGGTGGAGCGCCGCCCGGTGGCCCTGGGCGCGCTGGGCGACATGTCCTACGTGGTGGAGGGCGGCCTGAAGCAGGGCGACCTCGTCGCGGTGTCGTCGCTGCACATGCTGCGCGACGGCATGGCCGTCATCCCCAAGCAGGTCACCCTGAACAACGAAGCCCCCCAGGCGCCGGGTACCGCCAGCGCCGACGACGTGCCCCCCAGCGCCCAGGCGCCCCGGGGCGCGACCGGCGGCGTCACCGGCGGCAGCCGCTAG
- a CDS encoding GNAT family N-acetyltransferase: MAPSPVQVVPYRPELRADFERLNRQWIEQDFHIEGSDATSLADPHGVFVAPGGEVLFALVEGAVLGTCALRREDADTFELCKMAVAPEARGRNLGDALMRAALDWARQRGVKRLYLVTNSALGPALGLYRKHGFVTTRSGPELVRETGYSRADVEMALEL, from the coding sequence ATGGCCCCCTCCCCCGTCCAAGTCGTCCCCTACCGGCCGGAGCTCCGCGCGGACTTCGAGCGGCTCAACCGGCAGTGGATTGAACAGGACTTCCACATCGAGGGCTCGGACGCGACCTCGCTGGCGGATCCGCACGGCGTGTTCGTGGCCCCGGGCGGCGAGGTCCTCTTCGCGCTCGTGGAGGGAGCGGTGCTGGGCACGTGCGCGCTGCGGCGCGAGGACGCGGACACCTTCGAGCTGTGCAAGATGGCGGTGGCGCCCGAGGCGCGGGGCCGCAACCTGGGGGACGCGCTGATGCGGGCCGCGCTGGACTGGGCCCGCCAGCGGGGCGTGAAGCGGCTGTACCTGGTGACGAACAGCGCGCTCGGGCCCGCCCTGGGCCTGTACCGCAAGCACGGCTTCGTCACCACGCGCAGCGGCCCGGAGCTGGTCCGGGAGACGGGCTATTCGCGCGCGGACGTGGAGATGGCCCTCGAGCTGTGA
- a CDS encoding efflux RND transporter permease subunit: MFVDFFIRRPVFAIVCSIILTLVGVIAIPTLPIAQYPDLAPPQVTVTSTYVGASAEVVESAVTIPLEQELNGVEDMRYITSTSSNDGTSTITVTFAPTRNIEVAAVDVQNRVSRAAARLPAQVNQTGIVVNKASSQMLLTVGLSSSDNRYDAKFLSNYADVNLKDAIKRVRGVGEVRIFGERKFSMRLWLDPSQLARRGMTPQDVVRALQEQNLQVAAGQVGQPPSSDEQPYQIAVRARGRLVEPEEFGDIVLMRNNDGRAVTVKDVGRVELGAENYGTLLRFNGRTGVGLAIFQLPTANALDVRDGVIKELDRLSLAFPPGLEYRTGTDTTLAVRASVNEVIHTLIEAIALVILVIFLFLHGWRSVLITALTLPVSLVGTFAFVYLMGFSINTLTLFGLTLATGLVVDDAIVVIENIERLMAERGLTPLQAAREGMKEVAGAVVAISVVLVAVFVPVALFPGTTGSIYRQFALTIAASVALSTFCALTLTPALSARLLKHHHGTKWIFFRKVDQALDWTRDVYGKGLRKLLNHPVVVLVAFLACIGATVMLFRAAPTGFIPDEDQGYVIISVQGPEGMSLAQTEKVLQETEAVLKAQPEVNVMFAIGGFSPNGNGSNYATVFTALKPWEERKGKGQSVAALVERLRGPLGKIGSARVIPFQPPAIRGVGSVGGFQFIVEDIAGTHSLEDLANATQEMVQKGNEEGRLRGVFTPFNANTPILDVEVDRQKAKALGVPIEQIFGVMQLYMGSQYVNDFNYASRTYRVYVQAEQQFRDSPQDIGSFYARTDTGDMIPLESLVKVTPIVSAQVIKHYNLFRSVEINGQGAPGVSSGQALEAMEQVAQQAMPQGMASEWTGISLEQKESGGQTMIIFALGILFVFLVLAAQYESFSLPFVIILSVPLAIMGALGLQVARGYANDVFCQVGLVMLVGLSSKNAILIVEFAEQLREQGKSALEAVVTAAEVRLRPILMTSIAFLLGVVPLMTASGAGAAARNSLGTAVFGGMLVSTVVNLIFIPGLYVLMQKVRGNATRASGDEETPTPHEPAPAHSP; the protein is encoded by the coding sequence GTGTTCGTCGACTTCTTCATCCGCAGGCCTGTCTTCGCCATCGTCTGCTCCATCATCCTGACGCTGGTGGGCGTCATCGCCATTCCGACGCTGCCCATCGCGCAGTATCCGGACCTGGCGCCGCCCCAGGTGACCGTCACCAGCACCTACGTCGGCGCGAGCGCCGAGGTGGTGGAGTCCGCCGTCACCATCCCGTTGGAGCAGGAGCTCAACGGCGTGGAGGACATGCGCTACATCACCTCCACCAGCAGCAACGACGGCACCAGCACCATCACCGTCACCTTCGCCCCCACGCGCAACATCGAGGTGGCGGCGGTGGACGTGCAGAACCGCGTCAGCCGCGCCGCCGCCCGCCTGCCCGCGCAGGTGAACCAGACGGGCATCGTGGTCAACAAGGCCTCCAGCCAGATGCTGCTGACGGTGGGCCTCTCCAGCTCGGACAACCGCTACGACGCGAAGTTCCTCTCCAACTACGCGGACGTGAACCTCAAGGACGCCATCAAGCGCGTGCGCGGCGTGGGCGAGGTGCGCATCTTCGGTGAGCGCAAGTTCTCCATGCGCCTGTGGTTGGACCCCTCGCAGCTGGCCCGGCGCGGGATGACGCCGCAGGACGTGGTGCGCGCGCTCCAGGAGCAGAACCTCCAGGTGGCCGCGGGCCAGGTGGGCCAGCCGCCCTCCAGCGACGAGCAGCCCTATCAGATCGCCGTGCGCGCCCGGGGCCGCCTGGTGGAGCCGGAGGAGTTCGGCGACATCGTCCTCATGCGCAACAACGACGGCCGCGCCGTCACGGTGAAGGACGTGGGCCGCGTGGAGCTGGGCGCGGAGAACTACGGCACCCTGCTGCGCTTCAACGGCCGCACCGGCGTGGGTCTGGCCATCTTCCAGCTGCCCACGGCCAACGCGCTGGACGTGCGCGACGGCGTCATCAAGGAGCTGGACCGCCTGTCGCTGGCGTTCCCGCCGGGCCTGGAATACCGCACCGGCACGGACACCACGCTCGCGGTGCGCGCCTCCGTCAACGAGGTGATCCACACCCTCATCGAGGCCATCGCGCTCGTCATCCTGGTCATCTTCCTGTTCCTGCACGGGTGGCGAAGCGTCCTCATCACCGCGCTCACCCTGCCGGTGTCGCTGGTGGGCACGTTCGCGTTCGTCTACCTGATGGGCTTCTCCATCAACACGCTCACCCTGTTCGGCCTGACCCTGGCCACGGGCCTCGTGGTGGACGACGCCATCGTGGTCATCGAGAACATCGAACGCCTGATGGCGGAGCGGGGCCTCACCCCGCTCCAGGCGGCGCGGGAAGGCATGAAGGAGGTGGCCGGCGCGGTGGTGGCCATCTCCGTGGTGCTGGTGGCGGTGTTCGTCCCGGTGGCGCTCTTCCCTGGCACCACGGGCTCCATCTACCGGCAGTTCGCGCTCACCATCGCCGCGTCGGTGGCCCTGTCCACCTTCTGCGCGCTGACGCTGACGCCCGCCCTGTCCGCCCGGCTGCTCAAGCACCACCACGGCACCAAGTGGATCTTCTTCCGCAAGGTGGACCAAGCGCTGGACTGGACGCGCGACGTCTACGGCAAGGGGCTGCGCAAGCTGCTCAACCACCCGGTGGTGGTGCTGGTGGCGTTCCTCGCCTGCATCGGCGCCACGGTGATGCTCTTCCGCGCGGCGCCCACGGGCTTCATCCCGGACGAGGACCAGGGCTACGTCATCATCTCCGTGCAGGGGCCCGAGGGCATGTCGCTGGCCCAGACGGAGAAGGTGCTCCAGGAGACGGAGGCCGTGCTCAAGGCCCAGCCGGAGGTGAACGTGATGTTCGCCATCGGTGGCTTCTCTCCCAACGGCAACGGGTCCAACTACGCCACCGTCTTCACGGCGCTGAAGCCGTGGGAGGAGCGCAAGGGCAAGGGCCAGAGCGTGGCCGCGCTGGTGGAGCGGCTTCGCGGCCCGCTGGGCAAGATTGGCAGCGCGCGCGTCATCCCCTTCCAGCCCCCGGCCATCCGCGGCGTGGGCAGCGTGGGCGGCTTCCAGTTCATCGTGGAGGACATCGCCGGCACCCACTCGCTGGAGGACCTGGCCAACGCCACGCAGGAGATGGTGCAGAAGGGCAACGAGGAGGGGCGGCTGCGCGGCGTCTTCACCCCGTTCAACGCCAACACACCCATCCTGGACGTGGAGGTGGACCGCCAGAAGGCCAAGGCGCTGGGCGTGCCCATCGAGCAGATCTTCGGCGTGATGCAGCTCTACATGGGCAGCCAGTACGTCAACGACTTCAACTACGCCAGCCGCACCTACCGCGTGTACGTCCAGGCCGAGCAGCAGTTCCGCGACAGCCCCCAGGACATCGGCTCGTTCTACGCGCGCACGGACACCGGGGACATGATCCCGCTGGAGTCGCTGGTGAAGGTGACGCCCATCGTCTCCGCGCAGGTCATCAAGCACTACAACCTGTTCCGCTCCGTGGAGATCAACGGCCAGGGCGCCCCCGGCGTGTCGTCCGGACAGGCGCTGGAGGCCATGGAGCAGGTGGCCCAGCAGGCGATGCCCCAGGGCATGGCCTCCGAATGGACGGGCATCAGCCTGGAGCAGAAGGAGTCCGGCGGGCAGACGATGATCATCTTCGCCCTGGGCATCCTCTTCGTGTTCCTGGTGCTGGCGGCGCAGTACGAGAGCTTCAGCCTCCCGTTCGTCATCATCCTGTCCGTGCCGCTGGCCATCATGGGCGCGCTCGGCTTGCAGGTGGCGCGCGGCTACGCCAACGACGTGTTCTGCCAGGTGGGCCTGGTGATGCTGGTGGGCCTGTCCTCCAAGAACGCCATCCTCATCGTGGAGTTCGCGGAGCAGCTGCGTGAGCAGGGCAAGAGCGCCCTGGAGGCGGTGGTGACGGCGGCGGAAGTGCGCCTGCGCCCCATCCTGATGACGTCCATCGCGTTCCTCCTGGGCGTCGTGCCGCTGATGACGGCGTCCGGCGCGGGCGCGGCGGCGCGCAACTCGCTGGGCACCGCGGTGTTCGGCGGCATGCTGGTGTCCACCGTCGTCAACCTCATCTTCATCCCCGGCCTCTACGTCCTCATGCAGAAGGTGCGCGGCAACGCGACGCGCGCCAGCGGTGACGAAGAGACGCCCACGCCCCACGAGCCCGCCCCCGCCCACTCACCGTGA